A region of the Paracoccaceae bacterium genome:
CGACGCCGCAGCCCATTGATCATTGTCCATCGCAGGCGCCCATTGCCCGGATTCATGCAGCAAGGCGATCATGACGCATCCGACCCGCACCACCCCCGTCAATCAGGCGATCCGTGTCAACATCCTGCGGTCGGCCTTCGTGCTTTCCCTGCCGCTGATCCTCTTTACGCGCTCGGCCTGGAACGAAGGGGTGTTCGAACTGCTGGAGGTCGCGGGACTTGCGCTTGTGATCACGGCGGTTCTGGGGCGGTTCTGGGCGATCCTCTACATCGGCGGGCACAAGAACCATCTTGTCATGCAGGACGGTCCCTATTCGGTGTGCCGGCACCCGCTGTACCTGTTCTCGACGCTGGGTGTCGTGGGTCTGGGGTTGATGCTGGGCAGCCTGCTGCTGACGGCGATCCTGGGCCTTCTTGTCCTCGCCATCCTTTCGGCGACCGCCCGCAAGGAAGAGTCGTTCCTGCGGGGCACCTTCGGCCCGGCCTATGATGACTATGCCGCGCGGGTGCCGATGATACTGCCCGATGTCGCGCTGTTCCGTTCACCGGCCAGCCTGACGGTCTCGGTTCCGCACCTGCGCCAGAACCTGATGGATGCGCTGGTGTTCCTGTCGTTCATCCCGATGGCGGAACTGCTTGAATACCTCAAGGAACTCCATGCCCTGCCGACCCTGCCGATCTGGTAGCGCCGCATGATCAGCGCGCGCCTGGAGCGTTTCCCGATTGCCGGAACCTTCACCATCGCGCGGGGCTCGAAGACCCAGGCGCAGGTTGTCACGGTCTCGGTCCTGCGGGATGGCGTGGCCGGGCGGGGTGAATGCGTGCCCTATGCGCGCTACGGCGAGACGGCCGAGGGCGTGCTGGCCCAGATCGCCACGCTGCCGGCGGGCATCGGGCGCGAGGCCCTGCAAGATGCCCTGCCGCCGGGTGCCGCGCGCAACGCCGTCGACTGCGCGCTGTGGGACTGGCAGGCAAAGGCCGCGGGCCTGCGCGTGTGGCACCTCGCGGGCCTGCCCGCACCGGGGCCGCGCGTCACCGCCTACACGCTGTCGCTCGACACGCCGG
Encoded here:
- a CDS encoding isoprenylcysteine carboxylmethyltransferase family protein codes for the protein MTHPTRTTPVNQAIRVNILRSAFVLSLPLILFTRSAWNEGVFELLEVAGLALVITAVLGRFWAILYIGGHKNHLVMQDGPYSVCRHPLYLFSTLGVVGLGLMLGSLLLTAILGLLVLAILSATARKEESFLRGTFGPAYDDYAARVPMILPDVALFRSPASLTVSVPHLRQNLMDALVFLSFIPMAELLEYLKELHALPTLPIW